The Oscillospiraceae bacterium genome contains the following window.
AACGGATTTTCTATCAAAACAGTTACAAAAGTTACAGAACACTTGCAAATGCCGCTTTAGGGTGGTAAAGTATAAATATTCACTCCGTTGGGGGCTGCGCCCCCGAGGGGGATTGGGTATAAAAGTATAATGAATTTGGAGGGTATTCCACATGAAGATGAAGAACATTGCTGCCGTGGCTATGGCCGGCTGCATGGCTGCTTCTCTCGCTGCCTGCGGCGGCTCTGCAAGCTCCGCAGCCTCCACCGAGACCAGCACCGCTGCATCCACCGAGGCTGCCACCGGCGAAGAGAGCACTGGCACTGCCAACGGTTTCACTGTCGAGTACGGACCTAACCCCGAGACTCTGGACCCCGCGCTGAACAGCGCAATCGACGGCGCCAACACGCTGATCACTGTCTTTGAGCCGCTGCTGCTCATCGATCAGAACAACGAGGTCATCCCCGGTCAGGCTGAGAGCTACACTGTCAGCGATGACGGTCTGGTCTGGACCTTCACGATGCGTGACGGCCTGAAGTGGAGCGATGGCTCCGACCTGACCGCGAAGGACTTTGAGTACTCCTTCAAGCGTCTGGCCGCGCCCGACACCGCTGCCCCCTATGCCGAGACCGTTGTCGGCATGATCGACGGCTATGAGGATGCCGTCGGCAACCCCGATGCAGGCGGCAACATGACCACCGAGCCTGACTTCGACGCCCTGAATGTCGTTGCCAGCGAGGATGGCAAGACCCTGACCGTCACCCTGAGCTACCCCTGCGCTTACTTTGACAAGCTGGCTGCCTTTGCCGCCATGAGCCCTGTGCAGCAGGCCACTGTTGAGGCCAACGGCGATGCATGGTGCACGCAGCCCGACACCTACGTCTGCAACGGCCCCTACATGATCACCGATTGGGTCCCCTCCGAGCGTATTGTTCTGTCCAAGAACCCGAACTATGTCGGCGGCTGGGATTCCTCCAAGATCGTTTCCGACACCATCACCCTGCTCCTGCTTGAGGATTCCAGCGCCGCCTACGCCGCTTACAACAGCGGTGAGGCACAGCTCGTCAAGGATGTTCCCACCGATGAGATCCCCAGCCTGACCAAGGCTGAGGACGGCGGGGACTTCTATGTTGACACCATCCTGGGCACCTACTATGTCAGCCTGAACGACCAGAAGGAGCCGTTCAACGATGTCAATGTCCGTAAGGCTCTGAGCCTCGCCATCGACCGTGACTATGTTGCCAACACCATCATGCAGGGCACCTACACCCCCGCTTACAATCTGGTCGGCCCCGGCATCGTCGATGAGAACGGCATGTTCTACGACAACGCCAACGGCGGCAAGACCTACATCAGCGAAGACTACGAGGCCAACCTTGAGGCTGCCAAGCAGGCTCTGGCCGATGCCGGCTATCCCAACGGCGAAGGCTTCCCCGTCATCGAGTACAGCACCAACGATGCCGGTTACCACACCCCCGTTGCTGAGTATCTGCAGCAGGCCTGGGGCGAGCTGGGCATCACCGTGAACATCAACAAGGTCGAGTGGGCCAGCTTCACCCCGCTGCGCCGCGCCGGCGACTATGACGCTTCCCGTAACGGCTGGGTCATGGACTACAACGATCCCTCCAACATGATCGAGCTGTTCACCACCGGCAACGGCAACAACGATGGTAAGTACTCCAACGCTGACTTTGATGCCGCAGTCGAGGCTTCCAAGGTTGCTGACAAGAGCGTCCACTTCCAGAAGCTGCATGAGGCTGAGGACATCTTGATGAATGATTACGCCTGCATCCCGGTGGCCTACTACAACGACTTCTGGCTGCAGAGCCCCTCTCTGAAGGGCACCTGGCACAGCCCCTACGGCTACTGGTACCTGCAGTACGGCTATGTTGAGGAGTAATTCCTTATAAAGAAAAGGCACATCCCGCGCTGGGATGTGCCTTTTTTGTTTGCGCGGCTTCCCCTGCGGGGGAAGCTGTCAGCGGCTCCGCCCGCTGACGGATGAGGGGCGGACTCTCCGCAGCCGCCCCTCTCCCAATCTAACTTCGCTCGGCCACCTTCCCCGGGGGGAAAGGCAAGGAAGTTACGCGCCTAAGGTTGCCGCCATGACAGCTTTGATCGTGTGCATACGGTTCTCGGCCTCCTGAAAAACGATGGACTGGCGGCCGGTGAATACCTCGTCCGTTACCTCCATTTCGGCGCGGCCGAACCGCTCGCCCATTTCCCGGCCAATGGCGGTCTTGTGGTCGTGGTAGGCCGGCAGGCAGTGCATAAAGACGGCGGTGCGCTTGGCCTTGGCCATCAGCGCGGCGTTGACCTGATAGGGGGCCAGCGCGTTGATGCGCTCCTCCCATACGGCGGTCGGCTCGCCCATGCTGACCCACACATCGGTGTAGACGGCATCGGCCCCGGCTGCGGCATCCGTGTCCTCGGTCAGGGTGACGCTGCCGCCGCTCAGGCGGGCAAACTCCTCACAGCGGGCAACAAGCTCGGGGTTCGGCCAGTAGGCCTTCGGCGCGCAGGCCACAAAATGCAGGCCCATCTTGGCGCAGCCGATCATCAGGCTGTTGCCCATGTTGTAGCGGGCGTCACCCATGTAGACGAGCTTTAGCCCCTGCAGGCTGCCGAAGCGCTCGCGCAGGGTCAAAAGGTCGGCCAGAATCTGGGTGGGGTGGTACTCGTTGGTCAGGCCGTTCCACACCGGCACGCGGGCGTGCAGCGCCAGCTCCTCCACGATCGACTGGCCGTAGCCGCGGTACTCGATGCCGTCAAACATGCCGGAAAGCACCTCGGCTGTGTCGGCGATGGATTCCTTTTTGCCGATCTGGCTGCCGGTGGGGTCCAGATAGGTCGTGCCCATGCCCAGATCGTGGGCGGCTACCTCAAACGCGCAGCGGGTGCGGGTGGAGGTCTTTTCAAAAATCAGCGCAACATTTTTGCCGCGCAGCGTGTCATGGGGGATGCCGGCCTTCTTTTTAGCCTTCAGCTCGGCTGCCAGCTCCAGCAGGCCGCCGATCTCTGCGGGGGTAAAGTCCAGCAATGTCAAAAAATCATGCCCTACGAGGTCCATATTCATTCTCCTTTTAAAAATTCGTTACTAGTGTATAAATATGCATGTATTATAGCACATTTTTCGCGGATATGCAAGCGCAGCTTTTTGTGATATAATGATACCATGCAAAAAAACAGCGCCCGGCAAGGAGGAAAGCGGTATGGCAAAAATCTACTTTCATGTCGATGTAAACTCGGCGTTTCTTTCCTGGTCGGCGCTCAAGCTCCTGCAGGACGGCGGCACGGTGGACCTGCGCACGATCCCGGCTGTGGTCGGCGGCGATGAAACCAAGCGCCACGGCGTTGTGCTGGCCAAGAGCGGCCCCGCCAAGCAGTACGGCATCAAAACGGGGGAGAGCCTGTTCGCGGCCCGCACCAAATGCCCGGGGCTGACGGTCGTGCCGCCGGATTTTGACTGGTATGTGCAGAACAGCAAGGCGCTGATCCAAATCCTGAACGACTATACGCCCGATGTTGAGCAGTACAGCATTGACGAAGCGTTTCTGGACATGACCGGGACCGAGGCGCTGTTCGGCCCGCCGCTGACGGCGGCGCACACGATCCGCCGCCGCGTACACCGCGAGCTGGGCTTTACGGTCAATGTGGGCATCGCCCCCAACCGCCTGCTTGCCAAGATGGCCTCGGACTTTCAAAAGCCGGACAAGGTCCACACCCTCTATCTGTACGAGGTAGAAAAAAAGATGTGGCCGCTGCCGGTGGGGGAGTTGTTCGGCGTCGGCCCCAGCGCGGCCAAAAAGCTGAACAGCTGCGGCATTTATACAATAGGAAATCTGGCCGCACAGGACCGGGCCACGGTGGTTTCGCTGTTCGGGGCGCGCGGCGATACGCTGTGGAACTACGCCAACGGCCGCGAGGCCGACCCCGTGACAAAGCAGGGCAGCCGCGACAACAGCTACGGCAACAGTGTGACGATGCCCCGCGACCTGCCCCGCCCCGAGGAGGCGGACGCCACGATGCTGGCGCTCTGCGATTCGGTCGGGCGGCGGCTGCGGGCGGACGGCAAGACCGCCCGTGTCGTGACGGTACAGCTGGTGGACAATGCGTTCCGCCGCACCAGCCACCAGACGACCCTGCCCAACCCGACCAACTCCACCGACCGGCTCTACCGTGTGGCGGTCGAGCTGATGCGCCAGATGTGGCCGGCGCGGCCCGTGCGGCTGGTGGGCGTCAGCGCCGAAAAGACCGGCGAGGATAACTTTGAGCAGATGGATCTTTTTACCGATGCCGCGCGGATCGACAAGCAGGAAAAGCTCGACCGCGCCGCCGATGCATTGCGCCGCAGGTTTGGCGGCGCTGCCGTGACCCGCGCCACGCTGCTGACCCCTGACACCCGCAAGCCCGAGGCACTGAGCGCCGCCAAGGAACGCGAGAAAGAAAAAAAGTGACGGGTGCGGGCGGCCCGAACCACAAGCAGCGGGCATCCGCGCACCGCAGCGCGCGGACAAAGTATGGCGATACCTATTGACAAGCAAGTGTATTATGCGTATAATACACTTAAAGCACAATATAAAACCGGGAAAGGAGGCGGAACACTTGGTAAATTTCAGCGGGCTGCAATTTCATGACGGCGCGCCGGTCTACCAGCAGATTGCGGAATACCTCAAACGACAGATCCTGACGGGCGCGGTGCAGGACGGCGAGCCGATGCCCAGCCGGCGGGAGCTGGCCGCGCAGACCGGCATCAACCCAAACACGGCCCAAAAGGCCTACCGCCTGATGACCGAGGAGGGCTATGTCGTCACGGACGGCAACAGCGGCAGCTATCTGCGGCTGACCCCCGCCCTGCGGGAGAAAATTGATGAGGAGCTGA
Protein-coding sequences here:
- the argF gene encoding ornithine carbamoyltransferase — protein: MDLVGHDFLTLLDFTPAEIGGLLELAAELKAKKKAGIPHDTLRGKNVALIFEKTSTRTRCAFEVAAHDLGMGTTYLDPTGSQIGKKESIADTAEVLSGMFDGIEYRGYGQSIVEELALHARVPVWNGLTNEYHPTQILADLLTLRERFGSLQGLKLVYMGDARYNMGNSLMIGCAKMGLHFVACAPKAYWPNPELVARCEEFARLSGGSVTLTEDTDAAAGADAVYTDVWVSMGEPTAVWEERINALAPYQVNAALMAKAKRTAVFMHCLPAYHDHKTAIGREMGERFGRAEMEVTDEVFTGRQSIVFQEAENRMHTIKAVMAATLGA
- a CDS encoding peptide ABC transporter substrate-binding protein produces the protein MKMKNIAAVAMAGCMAASLAACGGSASSAASTETSTAASTEAATGEESTGTANGFTVEYGPNPETLDPALNSAIDGANTLITVFEPLLLIDQNNEVIPGQAESYTVSDDGLVWTFTMRDGLKWSDGSDLTAKDFEYSFKRLAAPDTAAPYAETVVGMIDGYEDAVGNPDAGGNMTTEPDFDALNVVASEDGKTLTVTLSYPCAYFDKLAAFAAMSPVQQATVEANGDAWCTQPDTYVCNGPYMITDWVPSERIVLSKNPNYVGGWDSSKIVSDTITLLLLEDSSAAYAAYNSGEAQLVKDVPTDEIPSLTKAEDGGDFYVDTILGTYYVSLNDQKEPFNDVNVRKALSLAIDRDYVANTIMQGTYTPAYNLVGPGIVDENGMFYDNANGGKTYISEDYEANLEAAKQALADAGYPNGEGFPVIEYSTNDAGYHTPVAEYLQQAWGELGITVNINKVEWASFTPLRRAGDYDASRNGWVMDYNDPSNMIELFTTGNGNNDGKYSNADFDAAVEASKVADKSVHFQKLHEAEDILMNDYACIPVAYYNDFWLQSPSLKGTWHSPYGYWYLQYGYVEE
- a CDS encoding DNA polymerase IV, whose amino-acid sequence is MAKIYFHVDVNSAFLSWSALKLLQDGGTVDLRTIPAVVGGDETKRHGVVLAKSGPAKQYGIKTGESLFAARTKCPGLTVVPPDFDWYVQNSKALIQILNDYTPDVEQYSIDEAFLDMTGTEALFGPPLTAAHTIRRRVHRELGFTVNVGIAPNRLLAKMASDFQKPDKVHTLYLYEVEKKMWPLPVGELFGVGPSAAKKLNSCGIYTIGNLAAQDRATVVSLFGARGDTLWNYANGREADPVTKQGSRDNSYGNSVTMPRDLPRPEEADATMLALCDSVGRRLRADGKTARVVTVQLVDNAFRRTSHQTTLPNPTNSTDRLYRVAVELMRQMWPARPVRLVGVSAEKTGEDNFEQMDLFTDAARIDKQEKLDRAADALRRRFGGAAVTRATLLTPDTRKPEALSAAKEREKEKK
- a CDS encoding GntR family transcriptional regulator, which codes for MVNFSGLQFHDGAPVYQQIAEYLKRQILTGAVQDGEPMPSRRELAAQTGINPNTAQKAYRLMTEEGYVVTDGNSGSYLRLTPALREKIDEELTRGLVEDFVARAKANRLSYKKVIALVSELWDDEA